Genomic window (Candidatus Eisenbacteria bacterium):
TGATCTTCCCGCATCGCCGCGTTCCGCCGGATTCTCCACATCAGCCGGTGCGATTCCGGTGGAAATCGCAGCGCGCGCTCCAGCCTCCGAAAACGCGAAACAGCCGCGATTGGCGCGGGCCTCTTTGACTTCGCGAAGCCCGCTCCCGTACCTTCCGCCGTCCCCGCCATCCCACCGGAGGTTCCCCGCATGATCCGCAGCATGACCGGCTACGGCATGGCCGAAATCGAGCGCTCCGGACAGCGCCTTTCGGCCGAGATCCGCTCGGTCAACCACCGCTTCTGCGAGGTCTCGGTGCGGGCGCCCAAGGTGGCGCTGCTGTTCGAGGATCAGATCCGCCAGCTCATCCAGGACCGATTTTCTCGGGGCAAGTTCAACCTCACGATCACCTGGGCGGGCGCGGGCGAGCAGGGTGAGGTGCTCAAGCTCAACGAGGGCGTCGCCGACCGCTACGTCGGGCTCATGAAGCAGCTTCGCGACCGCTACAACCTCGGGGGCGAGATCGACCTCAACACGATCTCGACGCTGCCGGATCTGTTCACCTGGGAGCACTCGACGTTTTCGGACGAGGAAACCTGGACGCTGGTCAAGGCGCTGGTCGAGAAGGTCTGCGACAGCATGAACGGGATGAAGGCGCGCGAGGGCTCGGCGCTCGCGGCCGACCTCGAGAAGCGGCTCACGATCATCCGCACCGAGCTCGAGAAGGTGGCCGCGCGCGCGCCGCTGCGGCCCCTCGAGGCCAAGGAGCGGATGATCTCGCGCATCAAGCCCCTGCTCGACGACGTCGAGCTGGACCCGATCCGGATCGCGCAGGAAGTCGCGATGCTCGCCGACCGGCTCGATTGCACCGAGGAGTGCGTGCGGCTCGCGGCGCACCTCGACCAGTTCCGCTCCCTGATCGAGGGTCCCGAACTGGCCGGTCGCAAGCTCAACTTCCTGCTGCAGGAAATGAACCGCGAAGCGAACACGATCGGCTCGAAGGCCAACGACGTCGAGATCGCGCACGCGGTGATCGTCATCAAGGAAGAAACGGAGCGCCTGCGCGAGCAGGTGCAGAACGTGGAGTGACGGTGACCGCCGCCGCGCAACCGACCTCGCCGGCCATGCCGTTCGGCCTCGTGCCGGGCGGCTTCCTGCTCGTGGTGACGGGTCCCTCGGGCGCGGGCAAGGGCACGCTGGTCGAGCGGCTGCTGCAGGCGCGCCCCGAGTGCGTGTTCGCGGTCTCGTCCACGACGCGGCCGAAGCGCGACGGAGAGCTCGACGGCGTGCACTACCGGTTCGTCTCGCGCGAGCAGTTCGAAAAACAGGTCGAGCAGGGCTACTTCCTGGAATGGGCGCACGTCCACGCCGACCTCTACGGCACGCCGCTGCAGGACGTGGACGCGCAGGTCCGCGCCGGCCGTGTCGTGGTGCTCGACATTGACGTGCAGGGCGGCGCCAGCGTGCGCGCGAAGCGCCCCGACGCGGTGAGCGTGTTCGTCGCGCCGCCGTCGCTCGAGGCGCTGCGCGAGCGACTCGCGGGCCGCGGCACCGAACCGGCCACCGTGATCGAGCACCGCATGGGCAACGCCCCGGGCGA
Coding sequences:
- the gmk gene encoding guanylate kinase; this encodes MPFGLVPGGFLLVVTGPSGAGKGTLVERLLQARPECVFAVSSTTRPKRDGELDGVHYRFVSREQFEKQVEQGYFLEWAHVHADLYGTPLQDVDAQVRAGRVVVLDIDVQGGASVRAKRPDAVSVFVAPPSLEALRERLAGRGTEPATVIEHRMGNAPGELAQYVHYDYLVVNDDRERAVTQLIAILDAERTRVRRLSRRT
- a CDS encoding YicC family protein; this translates as MIRSMTGYGMAEIERSGQRLSAEIRSVNHRFCEVSVRAPKVALLFEDQIRQLIQDRFSRGKFNLTITWAGAGEQGEVLKLNEGVADRYVGLMKQLRDRYNLGGEIDLNTISTLPDLFTWEHSTFSDEETWTLVKALVEKVCDSMNGMKAREGSALAADLEKRLTIIRTELEKVAARAPLRPLEAKERMISRIKPLLDDVELDPIRIAQEVAMLADRLDCTEECVRLAAHLDQFRSLIEGPELAGRKLNFLLQEMNREANTIGSKANDVEIAHAVIVIKEETERLREQVQNVE